GGCTTGCGCGTTTCCGGCGGTGGCCTTTGCCCTGCTGCACGAGGGTCGGCGCCTGCTCGAGCTGCCGCCGGTCGCCGGTCGCGCGCAGCGCGCGCAGGGCCTCGCGGCCGCGCGGGGCCAGCCGCCGCTGGTGGGCCGGGCCGAGCGCGGCGGCGTCGTCGTCGAGGCCCTGCTGCAGCCCCTCGAAGCCGCGCGATCGACGGGGCGCGCGCTCGTGCTGCTCGTCAACCAGCGCGTGGTTCGCGACCGGACGCTGCTGCAGGCGGCGCTCGGGGGCTGCGGTTCCGCTCTGGCCCACGGGCGCTTCCCGGCCGGGGTCATCCACCTCGAGGTCGATCCGCAGCGGGTCGACGTCAACGTGCATCCGCAGAAGCGCGAGGTGCGCTTCGCCGAGCCGCAAGCGGTGCGCGCTGCCGTGGTCGCCGCGGTCGCTCAGGCCGTGGGTGGCGCCGCCGCGCGAGGGTCGGTCGCAGCCTCGGAGGGTGCGGCCGCCGATCGCGCCCCGCCCGCTGCCGTGCGTGTCTATGGCCTCCGCGCCACCGAGCCGCTCCCGGGCGATGGCGCCGCGTGCAGCGCTGCGGCCTTTGGATCGTCGCGCGCGGCGGAGGCGCAGCGCCGCTTCTGGGGCGCGAGCGAGGCGGGGGCGGCGCACGAGGGAGACTATGGGCTCGGGGCAGCGCTGGCGCGGGTCGTGCCGACGGGTCCTGCGCCGATGGGCCCCGCACTGATGGGCCCCGCACCGGCGGGCCCCGCACCGACAGCGTGCCGGGCCATCGGCTGGACGGCCGACGGGTTGCTGGTGGCGCAGTGGGATGGACGCTTGGTGCTGGTCGACGAGCAGGCGGGATGGTGCGCGGTCGTGCTCTCCGCCCTGCGGCAGGCGCTCGCGGCTGGTGACCTCGCGGGGGCGGCACTCAGTCCGCCGCCGGTGATCAGGCTCGACGCGCGTGGCGCGGCGGCGCTCGCGGCCCGCCGTCAGAGGCTGCGGCAGCTCGGCTTCGAGCTCGAGCCTCTGGACCATTCGGCCTGGCTCCTGCGCACGCGCCCGGCCGCCGTCGCGCTCGCCGACGCGTCGTGGGAGGCGATCTTGCTGGCGCTGGCCGGAGGCTGGGTCGCGCGGCCGACGGTGCAGCTGGGCAGCGCCGGCGCCGACGCGGCGCTCGTGGACGAGGTGGCCCTGGCGCTGGCGTGGGCCGTCGCCCGCACGCGCGCTGCGCCGGGCTGGCGCCCGCGCTTGGCCGAGGCTCTCGGCCGCGCTGGCGCCGAGAGCCTGCAGTGGTCGACCGCGCCGCCCTGGCCGACGGCTCGCGGGCGTGCGGCGCGCCCGATGGCCCTGGCGCTCGAGCTCGACGCGCTGCGCGCGCTGCTGAGCGCTGACCCGTGACCTCGGCTGCGGCGAGCGGCCGTGGCGCCGATCCGCTCCTGGTGATCGTCGGTCCGACCGCGGTGGGCAAGAGCACGCTGGCCGTTGCCTTGGCGTCGGCGCTCGATGGTGAGGTGGTCAGCGCTGATTCGATGCAGGTCTACCGCGGCTTCGACATCGGCACGGCGAAACCGACCGCGGCCGAGCGCGCCGGTGTGCCGCACCATCTGATCGACGTCGTGGCGCCGGACCAAGGCTTTTCGGCGGCGGATTTCGTCGCGCAGGCCGAGGTGGCCGTCGCGGCGATCCGCGCGCGCGGCCGACTGCCGATCGTCGTCGGCGGCAGCGGGCTCTATGTGCGTGCGCTGCTCTACGGCCTCTTCGCCGCGCCCGCCGTCGACCCGGCCTTGCGCGCGGCGCTCCGCCGTGTGGCGCAGGAGCAGGGGAGCCCAGCGCTCCACGAGCGTTTGCGACACGTCGACCCGGCGGCGGCCGCGCAGATCCACGCTCACGACTTCGTCCGCATTTCGCGGGCGCTCGAGGTCTTCGAGCAGACCGGTCAGCGCATCTCCGCGCTGCGGCGCGCCCATGGCTTCGCTACGCCGCGTCATGCTGCGCGGCTCGTCGGCCTCGACCTGGAGCCGGCGCAGCTCCGGGAGCGGATCGCCACGCGCGCGGACCAGATGCTCGCGCGCGGCTGGCTCGAGGAGGTGCGCGCCCTCTGCGCCGCGGGCTATGCCGAGAGCCATCCGCTCGGCGGTCTGGGCTACCGGCGGCTGCGGGAACACCTCGAAGGCCGGCTTGACTTGGAAGAGGCCATGCGCCAGACCAGGCGCGAGACCTGGCGCTTCGCCCGGCGTCAGCGCAACTGGTTCGCGCACGAGTCGGCGCTGCGCTGGTTCGACGCTGCGGCCCCACCGGGGGCGGCGCAAGTGAGTGAGCTCTTGCGCGGATGACACTGCACACGAGGTGACGATGAATGCCGCAGTGCTGGACTTCGAGCGCGACGTGGTCGAGCTCGAGCAGAAGATCGAGGGGCTGAAGCGCTTGGCGCCCGTGGGCCAGGACGTCGCCGCCGAGATCGTGCGGCTGGAGGCGCGCGCCCAGCAGCTGCTGCGCCAGACCTTCGCTGAGCTGAGTGCTTGGCAGGTGGTGCAGCTCAGTCGGCATCCGGCGCGGCCCTATACGCTGGACTACGCCGAGCTGTTGCTGACGGACTTCTTCGAGCTGCGCGGCGACAGGCTCTACGGCGACGATCCCGCGATCGTCGGTGGGCTGGGTCGCCTCGACGGCCGGCCGGTGACGCTCCTTGGTCACCAGAAGGGGCGCAGCACGCGTGACAACGTGCGACGCAACTTTGGCATGCCGCGGCCGGAGGGCTATCGCAAGGCCAAGCGGCTGATGGAGCTGGCGGGCCGCTTTCGGCGGCCGGTCATTACCCTGATCGACACGCCGGGCGCCTTTCCCGGGATCGACGCCGAGGAGCGCGGCCAGGCCGAGGCGATCGCCCGCAACCTCGAGCTGATGATCGAGCTGCCGGTGCCGATCGTCGCGGTGGTGATCGGTGAGGGCGGCTCCGGAGGGGCGCTCGCGCTCGGCGTCGCCGACCGCATCTTGATGCTCGAGCACTCGGTCTACTCGGTGATCTCGCCGGAAGGGTGCGCCTCGATTCTCTGGAAGGATAGCGCTGCCGTGCCGCGGGCGGCCGAGGTGCTGCGCTTGCGCGCCGAGGACGTCCTCGGGCTGGGAGTCGCCGATGAGGTGATCCCTGAGCCGCTCGGCGGCGCTCATCGCGCGCCGCGTGCGATGGCCGAGGCCTTGGGCGCGGCGCTGCGGCGCCAGCTCGGCGAGCTGATCGCCTTGCCGCTGGCCGAGTTGCTGGAGCGGCGCTACGCGAAGTATCGCCGCATGGGAGCGTTCCTCGAGCGTTGAGGAGTTGCAGGTGCCAGGCCGAGGCTGCGCGCGCTCGGTTTGGAGGGTACGCCGCGCGTGGAGTGCTGAGGCTTGGGGTCCATCTGCGCCGTTCTGCTCTGGAGTATCGTGGCCGTCCTCGGCCTCAGCATCGTGGTGCTCTGGCGCCGCCGTGGTGGTGGTGCCCTCGGCTTCCTCGCCATGCTGGGCGCCAACCTGCTGCTGGCGCTGCTGGCGCTGCGTAGCGAGTCCCCGGGTGGGCCGCTCTGCGTGCTGGCGATCGGCGTCTTCTGCGCGATCGTCGTCGCGCCATCGATGCTGGTCGCACTCGTCCGTGTCGCCTGTCGTCAGGAGCGTTTCGTGCTGGCGCACGCCCTGGTGGGGGTGCGCCAGCTCCTGCAGCCCGGACTCGGCCTGGAGCGCGAGCGGCAGCTCGTCGAAGGCCTAGCCCTGGCGAGTCGCGGGCGCGGGACTTTGGCGCTGCAGCGGGCGCGGGCGCGCTTGGCGCGCTGCGCACCGGAGCAGCCCGAGCGCTTGGCGCAGATCGAGCAGCTGATGGCGCTCTTCTTCTTTGATCGGCAACCGGCGCAGGCTGTGGCGCTCTTCGAGGCGGAGGGCGGCCCGGCGCTGGCCCGACGCTCGCCCTCGCTCTGTATCAGCGCCGTTCGCGCCTACGGGGAAGTGGGAAACTTCGAGGCGGCCGCGCGCTACCTCTGGCTGCTCGAGATGGGCGCCACCGTCGCCGGCGAGGTCGATGCGGCGGGGGGGCTGCTCAACGCCTCGCGCTTGCAGTTCCTCGCGCACCTCGGGCGCGTGGACGAGGTCGAGCGCCTGGTCGAGGTGCCGGGGTTCGCCCTGACGCTCGGTGCGGCGCGGCGGCAGCTCTGGCGGGCCCTGGCTCTCGGGCGGGCGGGCCGCGGCGAGGAAGCGCGGCAGCTCTGGGGCGTGCTGGCGCGACAGCGCAGGGATCGCGTCGCGCGCGCGGTCGCGCTGCGGCGCCTGGATCAGCCGGATCCCGTGCTGGCGCCAGCGACGTTGGAGGAGGGGTTGGGGCGGCTGGTGGCGCTGGTGATGCAGCGCGCGCTCGCGCATCGCGTGTTGCCGCAGACCGACGGGCCGATCTGGCAGGTGGCGCCGGCGGCGGTGGTCATGCTGCTGGCGCTGGTCGGCGTCTACGCCGCGCAGCGTGGCCTCGCGGCGCTGCCGCGCTGGGCCGACGAAGGCTGGTTGTTGCTGCGCTGCGGCGCCAACTTCCCTCCCTTGTCGCTCGGGGCTCAGCCCTGGCGCCTGCTGGCCAACGCCTTTCTCCATGGCGGCCCCTACCACCTGCACCTGCTCTTCAACGCCTATGCGCTCTATCTGCTCGGTCGCATGACCGAGCCGATGTACGGCTGGCGCCGCTGGCTGCCGATCTACGTGCTCTCGGCGTTTGGGGGCTCCCTGGCCAGCGCGGCGCTCGGTCGCGCGGTGCTCTCGGTGGGCGCGTCGGGTGCCATCTCCGGGCTCTTGGGCGCCGCCGTGGCGGCGCTCCTTAGGCTGCGCGGTCACGTCCCCGAGCGCTGGCGCTCGCGGCTCTTTGTCAACCTGCTGGTGGTAATCGGTATGCAGCTCGTGATCGGGCTCCAGGTCGAGCTGATCGACAACGCCGCGCACCTCGGCGGGCTGGCGACGGGCGCGCTGGCGGGCTGGTTCGCGGCGCCCCAGGTCGTGCGACCGGATAGCGGCTGGCGGCGGCACGTCGCTAGCGTCGCCAGCGCGCTCGCGCTGGCTGCCTGTGTCCTGGCCGGGACGATGGCGCTGCTCCAGGGCGAGCGCGATTGTCCACGACCTGCGCGGCACGATCTCTCGGCGGCGGGGATCACGCTGCGCCTCCCGACCCATTGGGAGATCAGCCGCGAGGAGGGCCGGTTGGCCTTGCAGGATCCGCTGCTGACGGCCGCGCCGACCTTGCAGCAGGTCGTCTCCCCACAATGGCTCGGTGCGAAGGGCGGCGCGGCGGCCACGCGCGAGGCCCTGGTGACGGTTTACCGCCAGCTCAACGAGCGTACGCGCGAGCAGCGCCAGGTTCGCGCCCTGACGCTCGTCGATGCGGTACCGCGACGCGTCGGGCCGGGGCTTTGGCGTGGGGTCGTGCGGGTCTTGGCGGGACCGCATGAGCTGGCGCAGTCGACGTATTTTCGGCTCGAGGGCGGGCGGCTCCACGTCCTGCTGGCCCGGCTGCCCGTGGAGCGCGAGGCGATCTACCAACCGCTGATCGACGAGGTCGTGGCCAGCGTCCACCTCTCGGGTGGCTAGCAGCCGCGTGAGGGCTGGACGCCGGCGCGCGGCGAGCAGCAGCGCAGGCCTGCGCCGCTCGAGCCCACCTCGGGCCGCAGTGCCGCGCCTGGCGACGGGAGCAATCGATCGACGGACGGCTAAATCCCGCAGCCGGCCGTGTGCTTGTAGAACACCACGTCCCCCCGCGCGTCGTTGATCAGCAGGAAGACGTTGTACTTGGCGAGGTAGCGCCAGCGGCCGAAGGTGCCCGTGGCGACCTGAGCCAGCGGAGCGTTCGCAGCGGAGGTGCGCACCCAGGCCCTGGGGGTCGCCTTCAGTTCGAGGACGTAGGGCGCGCCGCCGATCCACGCCACGAGGGCGTCCGCCTGCGGATCGTAGTCAGCGCCAGGCGCTGGGGCCGCTTCCAATGCAGCGCCTCCCGTGACCGTCCACGCCGCATCGAGCGAGGCGACCTTGCCCTGCGCAAGGTCGTAGACGAGCATCTGGCTGCCGCCGCCGAGCGTGACGAAGAGACCACGCTTCGTATCCACCAACCCCCGGCGGCTCCCCCAGCCATCGTATTTCCCCGTATAGGGCGGGAAGCCGAAGTTGATCAGTTGGGTCCAGGTGTTGGTGGCGAAGTCGTAGCTGTTGAGGCCGGCCTGGGCGTGGAGGAAGAGCAAGCGAGTGGTCGGATCGTAGGCGGTTGCCCACGAGTACGGGCTGCTGGCGAGGAAGGAACCGCTAGGCTCCTGGTTGGTCCAGATCTTGGTGGCGAGCTCGAAGGTCCAGGTCAGGCGGGTGCCAGCGCCGTCGGTGGAGCGTGAGCCCCCGGCGGCGAAAAATCGGTTGGCGTGGGTGAGGTACTGCAGGCCGTCGTAGGTGTGGCGCGAGACGGGCTGGCCGTCGGCCAGGGGATCCTCGTTGAAGGGCGGCCGCGACGGCTCGGTCAGCTGCTCCCAGGTCCAGGAGGGGAGGTCGAAGGCGTAGAGCTCATTGCCGCCGTAGTCGTTATGCCCGCCACCCCAGAGCAGCATCTTGCGGTGAATCGGGTCGTAGGCCCCGCCGCCCCAGGCGCCGACGACGTTTGCGCAGCCGCCGACCAGATACACGCCGTCCCCATAGGTCGCGGCCGCGCGGCAGAGGTCGAAGAGCGCGGTGTTTGGCGCCGTGGCCCAGCTGTCAGCAGGGAGCTGGATCATCGCGCGCTCGTGCGCCGTGAGCGTCGGATCGGCGTCGAGGCAGGTGAGGTCCACGGTCGCGCTCGCGTCAGCGCCGGCGCCCGCTGCGTCCTGCGCCGCCCTCGCGTCGGACCCGCGGGGTGCATCGGCGCTGGTTCCGTCGCGCGCTGCCTCGGAACCGGCGTCCGGGCGGGCGCGTACCGCCCCGTCGTGCCAACAGGCGCCGAGGCCACCGAGGGCCAGCACGAGCAGCGCTCGCCGGCTGTAGGCCAGGTGCAGCATCGAAACCTCCTCTCGCGCCGGCGCGCTGGGCCGCTAGCCAGCGCTCGGTACGTGCTTCTCCAGGGTCCAGGTTCCCGGCAGATAGAGGTCCTGGGGCCCCCAGCTTCGCGCGCCCGTCGGTGCCACCGCGAAGACGCGGTAATAACCCGGCCGCAGGCCGGCGAAGGTGAAGGTCTCGCCTCCTGCCACCCAACCCAGTAACACGCCGTCGACATAGATCAGTGCCGCGCCGGCGCTCTGGTTGTCGATGCGCAGCGCCTTGGCGTCGTCGCCCGCGCTGGGCCGTGCCGAGGGCGGGCGGGGAGCCGTCGCGCGGCCGCGAGCCGAGGTCGACGACGGCCCGGGCGCGCGCAACGCCGCGAGCGCGGCCGGCGCGACGACCTGGAGCCCCGCGAGGGTCGGTGCGGGGAGCTGGTGGCTGATCCGAAGGTGGTCGCTGTCGCGACCCGAGAGCCCCGAGAAGCCAAGGCGCCGCTCCGGCATTGACGCCGCGCCAAGCACGGTCACCTCGGTACGCCAGATGGGGGCGCGCCCGGCCGGAAGGCTCTCGTTGACCACCTTCAGGCGCCAGCCGATGGGCGTGCCGCCGACCTGCTCCGCGAGGGCGTCGAGCGCCATCAGACCATCGTGCCCGGCACAGAGCGGCAGTGCCAACGCCAAGAGGATCTGCGCGGTGGGGCCACCCTCGAGGCCGAGCAGCGAGGTCCAGAGGTCGAGCCTGAGCCGCAGGGCCCAGGGCGCCGCCTGCTGCGCCAGGGGCCGGTAGTGGGCGCGCGCCCGCAGCCGCCACGCTCCCCGGCGGAGCGGCGATCGGGTCGGCGCCCGCGTTGCATCGGTCGAGGCGAGGGCCTCCAGCCGTGGTGGCTCGAGGGTGTGCTCCGCTGAGGCCGCGCGGTCCAGCACCTCGGGCAGCAGTTCGCGTCGCAGCGAATGCAGCCAGCCGTCCGGGGCCCGCACCATCAGCCGATCGCGATCACCACGCCAGAGCAGCACCAGCTCACCGGCCGGGTGCGCGCGCGGCAAGACGATCAGCGCGCGCTCGCTCAGCGCGTAGACGTGCAGCTCGAGCGCGGAGGCCACCTGCAGGGCCTCGAGGGCGGTCCTTTGGCTCGGCTCCAGGCGGGCGAAGCTGTCGATCCCCGGTAGCTCGAGCCGCTGTC
The Pseudomonadota bacterium DNA segment above includes these coding regions:
- the miaA gene encoding tRNA (adenosine(37)-N6)-dimethylallyltransferase MiaA, translating into MTSAAASGRGADPLLVIVGPTAVGKSTLAVALASALDGEVVSADSMQVYRGFDIGTAKPTAAERAGVPHHLIDVVAPDQGFSAADFVAQAEVAVAAIRARGRLPIVVGGSGLYVRALLYGLFAAPAVDPALRAALRRVAQEQGSPALHERLRHVDPAAAAQIHAHDFVRISRALEVFEQTGQRISALRRAHGFATPRHAARLVGLDLEPAQLRERIATRADQMLARGWLEEVRALCAAGYAESHPLGGLGYRRLREHLEGRLDLEEAMRQTRRETWRFARRQRNWFAHESALRWFDAAAPPGAAQVSELLRG
- a CDS encoding rhomboid family intramembrane serine protease; this translates as MGSICAVLLWSIVAVLGLSIVVLWRRRGGGALGFLAMLGANLLLALLALRSESPGGPLCVLAIGVFCAIVVAPSMLVALVRVACRQERFVLAHALVGVRQLLQPGLGLERERQLVEGLALASRGRGTLALQRARARLARCAPEQPERLAQIEQLMALFFFDRQPAQAVALFEAEGGPALARRSPSLCISAVRAYGEVGNFEAAARYLWLLEMGATVAGEVDAAGGLLNASRLQFLAHLGRVDEVERLVEVPGFALTLGAARRQLWRALALGRAGRGEEARQLWGVLARQRRDRVARAVALRRLDQPDPVLAPATLEEGLGRLVALVMQRALAHRVLPQTDGPIWQVAPAAVVMLLALVGVYAAQRGLAALPRWADEGWLLLRCGANFPPLSLGAQPWRLLANAFLHGGPYHLHLLFNAYALYLLGRMTEPMYGWRRWLPIYVLSAFGGSLASAALGRAVLSVGASGAISGLLGAAVAALLRLRGHVPERWRSRLFVNLLVVIGMQLVIGLQVELIDNAAHLGGLATGALAGWFAAPQVVRPDSGWRRHVASVASALALAACVLAGTMALLQGERDCPRPARHDLSAAGITLRLPTHWEISREEGRLALQDPLLTAAPTLQQVVSPQWLGAKGGAAATREALVTVYRQLNERTREQRQVRALTLVDAVPRRVGPGLWRGVVRVLAGPHELAQSTYFRLEGGRLHVLLARLPVEREAIYQPLIDEVVASVHLSGG
- the mutL gene encoding DNA mismatch repair endonuclease MutL, translating into MTVHAPVAAEAPASRQPIAVLDPAVVEQIAAGEVIDRPASVVKELVENAIDAGATRITIELEQGGLRLIRVVDDGCGMTAEQARLSLQRYATSKLCEVADLDRIATLGFRGEGLPSVAAVSRLTLTTRPSRALAGVEIAVEAGRVISQQPAGCAAGTAVAMRELFFNTPARRKFMRSTATETGHVQELIAWLACAFPAVAFALLHEGRRLLELPPVAGRAQRAQGLAAARGQPPLVGRAERGGVVVEALLQPLEAARSTGRALVLLVNQRVVRDRTLLQAALGGCGSALAHGRFPAGVIHLEVDPQRVDVNVHPQKREVRFAEPQAVRAAVVAAVAQAVGGAAARGSVAASEGAAADRAPPAAVRVYGLRATEPLPGDGAACSAAAFGSSRAAEAQRRFWGASEAGAAHEGDYGLGAALARVVPTGPAPMGPALMGPAPAGPAPTACRAIGWTADGLLVAQWDGRLVLVDEQAGWCAVVLSALRQALAAGDLAGAALSPPPVIRLDARGAAALAARRQRLRQLGFELEPLDHSAWLLRTRPAAVALADASWEAILLALAGGWVARPTVQLGSAGADAALVDEVALALAWAVARTRAAPGWRPRLAEALGRAGAESLQWSTAPPWPTARGRAARPMALALELDALRALLSADP
- a CDS encoding acetyl-CoA carboxylase carboxyltransferase subunit alpha — its product is MNAAVLDFERDVVELEQKIEGLKRLAPVGQDVAAEIVRLEARAQQLLRQTFAELSAWQVVQLSRHPARPYTLDYAELLLTDFFELRGDRLYGDDPAIVGGLGRLDGRPVTLLGHQKGRSTRDNVRRNFGMPRPEGYRKAKRLMELAGRFRRPVITLIDTPGAFPGIDAEERGQAEAIARNLELMIELPVPIVAVVIGEGGSGGALALGVADRILMLEHSVYSVISPEGCASILWKDSAAVPRAAEVLRLRAEDVLGLGVADEVIPEPLGGAHRAPRAMAEALGAALRRQLGELIALPLAELLERRYAKYRRMGAFLER